CGATCTGGACGGGTATCTGGGCGTTCATCGGAGATCCGTTCGGGATCGCCGTCGGCGTCCTGTTGAGTGTCAGTCAGCTGCTGGGGTTGACGCCGCTCTCGAAAGACGGACGCGCTCTGCTCGGCATCCGGACGTGATCGTCAGACGTCGATGAGACCGGCCCGCACCGCGAAGATCAGAACCTGCAGCCGGTCGCGTGCGTTCCACTTGCGCATGACGGTGCTGAGGCACGCCTTGACGGTGCCCTCCGAGACGTTCAGCCTGGCACCGATCTCAGGGTTCGATCGGCCATGCGCCAGCTCTTTCACGATCGCCAGTTCGCGTCCGGTGAGCTCCATCCCCGGGGAGAACCGGGCGATGGGCTCGGACGCGTTGGAGAGCACCGCGCCGATCAGACGCTTCGTCACGGCGGGCGACACGATCGTCATGCCCGCGTGTACCTGTCTGACCCCCGCGATGACGTCCTCCGGCTCGGAATCCTTCAGCAGGTACCCCGACGCTCCGGCACGAAGCATCGGCAGAACGGCGTCGTAGGAGCCGAGTGCGGTGACCGCGAGGATGCGCACCTGCGGGTGCTCGGCGAGGATCCGCTCGGTCGCGATCACCCCGTCCATGTTCGGCATGTGAACGTCCATGATGATGACGTCCGGACGGTGCATCATCGCCAGGTCGACGGCTTCCACCCCGTCCTTCGCCGTGGCGACGACCACGACGTCGGCCACGGTGGCGAAGAAGAGACTCAGAGCACGGCGAACGAGAGCGTCGTCATCGACGACCATGACCCGGATCGGCTCCATGCTGACAAACTTACTCATTCGAACAAGAGGCTCTTCCATCTTCTGGCCAGAAGTGCAGATCGTGATCCTCCACTTTCGACCAAGATGTCAGAAGGTCCGAAAAAAGGAGATCACCATGTTCCGCATCCTCATCCCCGCCGCATACGCAGATGGCGTGTGGGAGGACATCTGCCGCATCCTGCAGTTCTGCAGCTGAGCGAGTGAGCGATCCGGCGCGCCGTCGCCTGCTCGGACTCCTGCGCGGTGATGCGTCGGAGCGGGTTCCAGCGACCGGCGACACCGGGTTCGCGGATTTCATACCTCTCGTACCAGCGGCGAGGGTCGTGCTCCTCGTCGCAGCAGTCGTCGGGTGCATCGCCACTCTTGTCTCCGCCGCGAGTTCAGGGTTCCCGCCGACGGCAGCGCTGCAGTTCGGGGTCACGGCGGCCTTCGCCCTGTTCGCTGTCAACCCGATCGCTGCTGCCGCGGCGATCGCTGCAGCCATGTGCCTCTCCTTCCCCCTCGACATCGAGAGGCCGATGCTGCTGGCGGTGATCGTCGCCGTCGGATTCGTCTCCCGCATCGGATCGCGCACGCTTCTCCTCGCTTACGGGGGTTTCGTCGTCGTCGCCATCGCAGGGATCGTCTGGATGGACGGCAGCTCGATCCCGGCGATGAGCGTGCTGCTGTACGTGGTCTTCGCGGTGATCGCGGGGTCCCTCGGTCTCCTGATGCGTGCGGGAGCCACGCGCGAGCAGCGCCTGGCGGTTCAGCTCATCGCCGAGGAGCGGAGATCCACAGACATCGTCAGGGACGAGCGCGCGCGGATCGCCGCTGACCTGCACGATGTGATCGCGCGCGATCTGGTCGTGATCGTCATGCACGCCAGGGCCCTCGATCAGCTCGACCGGCCCGCACTGACGCAGGCCCAGGCCGAGATACTGAGCGCGGCCAAGAGCGCGCTGTCCGACATCCGAGTGATCGTCGCGGCGGTCGACCCCGTTCCGCTGACATCCGGAGTGGACGCACCGGCGCTGGCCGAGGAGATCGCCCAGGCGCACCATCTCCTCGATGCCCCGGGACGCACGCTCCGAGTCGGAGGTGCGATCCCGGAACTTCCCAAGCACATCGACGGGGCCCTCGGTCGGATCCTCCGCGAGGCCGCGCTGAACGCCTCGAAGCATGGAGCACCCGGCGAGACGACGCTGGAGGTGCAGTCCCGCGACGGCGAGGTGCGCCTCGAGCTGCGCAACCCGATTCACCCCGAGGGCACGGACGTCCCCTTCGCGCTCGGAGGGCACGGGATCACACGCATGCGAGAGCACGCGCAGATGCTCGGCGGCGACGTCGAGACATCGTGTGATCACGACGTGTGGACGACGAGCGCACGACTCCCGCTCTGAGGTGGTCGTGAGCCGTCTACATCAGGACGGAGGCCGCGCGGCGTTCGCCGCCCCGACCGCCCACACGAAGTCGGGAACCCGGTCGTTCACGGCAAGCGGCGCTGCCGCGATGGCGATCGCCATGATGCGCCCGCGATGAGTCGTGGGAAACCAGGCGGCGATGTAGAAGATCAAGGCGGGGAAGAACCCGGCCTCGGCGACGCCCAAGAGGAACCGGAGCACGAAGAACTGCGTGGGCGACTGAAGCGTGGACATCAGCAGAGCGATGACGCCCCAGACAACCATCAATCCGCCCATCCAACGTCGAGGACCGACCTTGGTGAGCAGCACGTTCGCTGGCACTTGGAACGTGACGTAGGCGATGAAGAAGATGCCGGCCCCGAAGCCGTACGCGGCGTCGGTGAGGCCAATGTCATCGTTCATCTCGAGGGCCGCGTAACTGATATTGACGCGGTCGAGGTTGCACACGAAATACATGAAGAGAATCAGGGGAACGATTCTTCTCGTGGTCTTGCGAACGACGGATCGTTGCAGGTCACTCTTGCTGGCGCTCATGGCAGAGCCTTTCCGCAGGCTCCATCCCCGGCGTTCGGGTATCGCAGTGTGATCGATCGAGTCGACCTGGCGACGAGCAAGGGCTGTCGTCGGGTGTGGCTTCACGGTTGGCCTGGATGTCGGTGCTCACCGTCACCCAGGCCAACCGCATGGGTCTGACTAGTTGAGGACGGCACCCTTCGAGGCGCCGGATACGGTGCGTGCGTACCGGGCCAGCACGCCGCCGGTGGGCTTCCAGAGCGGTTCCGCTGCCGGGCGTGCTGCGAGCTCGTCAGCGTCGACTCGAACGTCGAGTATGCCGTTGTGCAGGTCGAGCACGATGATGTCCCCATCCCGAACGCGACCGATCGGGCCGCCGGCGGCCGCCTCGGGGCAGGCATAGCCGATCGCAGCGCCATGAGAAGCGCCCGAGAAGCGACCATCGGTGACGAGGGCCACTGTCTCAGCCAGTCCCATTCCCACGATGGCAGCGGTCGCGCCGAGCATCTCTCGGAACCCCGGACCACCTCGCGGACCTTCGTTACGAATGACGACGACGTCGCCCGGCTGAATCGATCCGCCGTGGATAGCGGTGATCGCCGTCTCCTCGTCTTCGAAGACGCGCGCAGGTCCTTCATGGGACAGGAGAGCTTCCGGCACTCCCCCGATCTTGACGATCGCCCCCTCGGGCGCCAGGGATCCGCGGAGGACCCGCAGGCCGCCGGTCGCCGAATGGGCAGAGTCGACGGACCGGATCACGTCGGCGTCGACGGCAGGCATCCCCGTGGGCTGCGAGATGCGAACCGGGGTCGGTTCGAGCTGGCCTGCCAGGGCGTGCAATACCGACTGGACGCCCCCGGCTCGATGGAATTCCGGCAGCGACACCTCACCCGACGGGCGAAGCTTCACGAGCGTCGGCGTCTCGAGCGCGAGGCGGTCGAACTGTTCCCAGCTGAACTCGAATCCGGCCTCATGGGCGATGGCGGGAAGGTGCAACGAGATGTTCGTGGACCCGCAGACGGCGAGCGCGACCCTGGCGGCGTTTCGCACAGCCTGCGGCGTCACGATGTCGCCGATCCGCGTGCCCTCCGCGAGTGCTTGCATCACACGGACACCGGAATCGAACGCGAGACGCAGCTGCTCCGCGGAGCCTGCCACGACCGATCCGACACCGGGGAGTCCGAGCCCCATCACCTCTGCGCACAGCGCCATCGTGTTGCCGGTGTAGGCACTCGCTCCACCGCCGCTCGATGGCATCTGCGCCAGTGTCAGCTCCTCGAGCTGCGCCTCGGTGATCTGCCCATCGTGGAAGCGACCGATCGCCTCGAACACCGTCTCCCAGGAGACAGCCTCGCCCTCGTACCGACCGACCTCGGTCGTTCCGGTGTAGACGTACACCGTCGGGAGGTCGACGCGCAGCGCACCCATGATCATCCCCGGGGTGACCTTGTCGCCGCCCGCGATGATGACCATGGCGTCGAAAGCATGCGCTTCGATCATGATCTCCACCGAATCGGCGATGGTCTCGCGTGCGGGCAGCACGTAACGCATGCCGGCGCTCGCCTCGCTGAGAACGTCTGTCGCATGGATGACGTTGAACTCCATCGGCGTACCGCCGGCAGAGATGATGCCGTCCTTCACACGTCGCGAGACGCGGTCAAGATGCACGTTCTCGTCGGCGATCTCGTTCCAGG
The sequence above is a segment of the Microbacterium sp. Root553 genome. Coding sequences within it:
- a CDS encoding response regulator yields the protein MSKFVSMEPIRVMVVDDDALVRRALSLFFATVADVVVVATAKDGVEAVDLAMMHRPDVIIMDVHMPNMDGVIATERILAEHPQVRILAVTALGSYDAVLPMLRAGASGYLLKDSEPEDVIAGVRQVHAGMTIVSPAVTKRLIGAVLSNASEPIARFSPGMELTGRELAIVKELAHGRSNPEIGARLNVSEGTVKACLSTVMRKWNARDRLQVLIFAVRAGLIDV
- a CDS encoding sensor histidine kinase translates to MLLVAAVVGCIATLVSAASSGFPPTAALQFGVTAAFALFAVNPIAAAAAIAAAMCLSFPLDIERPMLLAVIVAVGFVSRIGSRTLLLAYGGFVVVAIAGIVWMDGSSIPAMSVLLYVVFAVIAGSLGLLMRAGATREQRLAVQLIAEERRSTDIVRDERARIAADLHDVIARDLVVIVMHARALDQLDRPALTQAQAEILSAAKSALSDIRVIVAAVDPVPLTSGVDAPALAEEIAQAHHLLDAPGRTLRVGGAIPELPKHIDGALGRILREAALNASKHGAPGETTLEVQSRDGEVRLELRNPIHPEGTDVPFALGGHGITRMREHAQMLGGDVETSCDHDVWTTSARLPL
- a CDS encoding MFS transporter translates to MSASKSDLQRSVVRKTTRRIVPLILFMYFVCNLDRVNISYAALEMNDDIGLTDAAYGFGAGIFFIAYVTFQVPANVLLTKVGPRRWMGGLMVVWGVIALLMSTLQSPTQFFVLRFLLGVAEAGFFPALIFYIAAWFPTTHRGRIMAIAIAAAPLAVNDRVPDFVWAVGAANAARPPS
- the ilvD gene encoding dihydroxy-acid dehydratase, which codes for MTTTLRSAERYQGPDRAFARAWWYGTGRTFDEIDRPLIAVVNAWNEIADENVHLDRVSRRVKDGIISAGGTPMEFNVIHATDVLSEASAGMRYVLPARETIADSVEIMIEAHAFDAMVIIAGGDKVTPGMIMGALRVDLPTVYVYTGTTEVGRYEGEAVSWETVFEAIGRFHDGQITEAQLEELTLAQMPSSGGGASAYTGNTMALCAEVMGLGLPGVGSVVAGSAEQLRLAFDSGVRVMQALAEGTRIGDIVTPQAVRNAARVALAVCGSTNISLHLPAIAHEAGFEFSWEQFDRLALETPTLVKLRPSGEVSLPEFHRAGGVQSVLHALAGQLEPTPVRISQPTGMPAVDADVIRSVDSAHSATGGLRVLRGSLAPEGAIVKIGGVPEALLSHEGPARVFEDEETAITAIHGGSIQPGDVVVIRNEGPRGGPGFREMLGATAAIVGMGLAETVALVTDGRFSGASHGAAIGYACPEAAAGGPIGRVRDGDIIVLDLHNGILDVRVDADELAARPAAEPLWKPTGGVLARYARTVSGASKGAVLN